The sequence AGGTACGTCATCATTTGACTTTAACGTTGCAGCTCGATCagaaaatacccccccccccccccttcagagaAAACCTCTCAGACCCCGTGTAGAGTCAGGAGCTCGTGTAGTGTGTGTCTGGCCTAACAGactgccccctgctgtgtgCGGCGCCCCCTTTAGGCCTGTCAGAGAAGAGCGTAGAGAAGATTGTAGCTAAGCAGGCAGCGATAGGCTGGTCGGCTGCTCTCTGTCCAATAACTCACTGCTTTGGACCAGAGCTGGAGATGGCACTGAAcaccgagcaggaggagaagaggctgcTGAAGGAGCAGATCCACCACCTCgaggtacagacacacaacctgacACACACCTGACACTCACACCTGACACTCACATCggacacacaacctcacacacctcacacaacACTCACTGAGCATAATGTATACGCTGCCTTTCAGCTGGAGTCATGTTTGATCTTGATATTTGCTAAATATGTTGATACTGTAGTTGATTAGTTCAGTGTGTTAGAGCTTGAAGGAGAAATTATAATCTATATATAATCCTTTCCTCAGATTaaaccatgtgtttgtgttgttgatatTTCCCTTTCATTTGGACTCTGCATGTGTAAATATATGTTAGGTCAATAACTGTAGCTCAGCGTGAGACATTCAGGAAACATCTGTAAACCGCAGCTGTTTCTTTGTTATAAACTTGAATTGCAGTCTGTCTCCTTTCTGTCTGCAGGCATCCAAACAGACTGAAATCACCAAACTGCAGGAAGAGATTGCAAAGGTAAAACTCTCACAGGATCAATCagtgattcatttatttgttgattgattgatagaacCATAGGAAACCCAGCCTTGAattctgacttcctgtctgtctcttcctccgtctgtccatctgtcctccAGCTCTCTGACAagttgaagaagaagcaggaaaggTGAGACACCTTCAGATTAACTTCACAGTAATGTTGGAGGCCGTTTGGACCATCTGGTCACTTGATCCTGACGTGTGAGCAGTTTACAGACATGAAGTCTCTCTGATTTAGAACTGAGAAGAAACCCTCAATAGCCAATGAGAGTCAGCTGAACGGGAAACAACTGGATGTTGACTTAATTGTGCTCATGTTGGTTAATCTGGAAACACGTTCCCCAAACAATCGTTCATGGATTGTAATCGAGTTAGATGTTATAATAAATGTGACATTGATTTGAAGTGATATCGCCCgagtgtttgtttcctgtgtccTGTCACAAACAATCACAACAGACTCAGGACGCTGCCAGTCTGTCTCCGTGTCTGTTTTCATTCTGAAGTCATTTGATCACCCAAGTCTGTCGTTATGTCTGTGGTCTTCCAACTTCTTAAATCTGTTGAGACTGTAAAATCCTATGTGCAGCAGATGTAACTTAATCAGTGTCAGTGTCACTCGGTTCCTCACAGTTTGAATCTGAACTTCATCCAGGACGTAAATAAAACCACTAGTGAACagattgtttgtctttgtgcagtTTTCAGCGTCTGCAGGGGGAAAAGGAGGCTCTGTACAACGACAGCAGGTCAGACACTACACACTACCTACTATGACAACTCAGTTTGTTGTTTGTCGGTTtgacctgttgttgttttgtctgcagGACAAAGATCGATGAGATCAAccagaagaaagaagaggatcTGAAGACTTTAAACGTCCGCATCCAGAAACTACAGTCAGATGTCATGGCAGCCAATCAGGTGAGATCTCACACTTTAAATGACCCTTTGACCTTTACCGAGGGGGTCAGAGGAAAACTTTTATTCGGAGGAATGAGCTGAGCATCATTAGTGGCAGCTCGActcgcagccaatcagagacgtgTCAGACAAACACCGAAGCTCAGGGTTTTCACTTGAACCATCAATACTGAAGGAATTCTAACCAGGAGAAGCTGACTGCACTGAAGACTACatctcccatcatccctcactgctTCACCATGTCAACTGACCCTGTCTGTAGTTATTGCTCTGACTGAGACGCACTTGAAAAGTTTATATGCTGCGACTGACTGATGTGTTTTCTTGTCTAGATCTCAACggagctcagagagcagctgcagagcaAAGAGAGGGAGCATGAAGTGGCCGTGCACACTCTGAGagaccaggtaacacacacacacacacacacacacacacacacatggttgtgTATCTACATAGTTCACTTCACCAGTCTTAGATCCGAGTGACGTTCTGTCTGTTTCTTCTCTATGAAAATATTTCTCTGCCAAAATGTTTCATATTCACTGAGATCTGTTTTCAAAAGTTGGAAGGATTTTAAAAAGATGTTTGTGTGGAGCAGAGCAGCCGCAGCTCAGTGATACAGATTTCATTTTCTTATCAGAACCTTTATGAATTTGACTTTGGCAGAGGAATCGTCTGGTGTCTGTTGCTCTGTCTGTTGCTTTAACTGcatctctgacctgctctcttcttctctcaaccttctcctctcttcgttgtcttcttccttttctttgacCTTTGTTTGGTTCTTTTGTTTAtcgtctttatttgtttttcttgctttCTCTTTACTTCCACTGCTTcccttttctgtgtgtttttttctgtccccttgcctctgctgccccctgcctGCGGCTCGCTGGTGCTACAGGTAGCCAATCAGAGTGCAGTCAGTCAGGAGCAGGTGGACAACATCCTGCAGGAGAACGATGCTCTGAGGACAAACCTCGCAGCTCTAGAACAGGTAATGAACCTGGAAAACATCACCTGAACGTCGGGCCTAATCACTGTTCAGTGGAGCAACCTGTTAGAACGAGTCAGGAACCGAGGGAACATTACACAGAACCCTAATACATCACCACGAGTTGTTCTGTGAGCCGTGGTACATGTTAAGAGAATCAATATTTAAAagacaacagaataaaacataGAACATTTGGAAACTGAATCTTAGAAAAACCCTGTGAGGACTAAACCCTCAGCGAGCTCAGAGAACCCTCATCTAGAACAACACACAATATCCGGTTTCATAACAGCAACTCCAACATCTGATCTCTCATCAGTTTAATAACTCTACCAAAAACCTACCAGTTCGATCACAGCTCAGATGGATGAAAGTCGATTCATGTGTTAGAATGTAGTTCTTAGGACTGGTCAGAATGTCCTTGTGCCCAGAACAGCTAGAACCTCCAGAAACACTTCTTCTAGAACTTTCTTTACATTAACAGAAAGTCAGTACGGTTCTCAGTATGGCACTGTAACCGAGAACAGAGCAGTGAGGACTGAGCTGTGTGCTTTTCAACAGGTAACTCTGTCTTAAGCTTTAACTAGAACCGGTGTGTAGAACCTTACCTGTAGATTGATAGTGTGAAGCTAATTTAGAACCtttttaaacccccccccccccccattaaaaatgtgttgaaGCTTAGAAATGTAACACTGAGTTGGCTGCTGATTTGTCTCAACCAATCACTGTGTAGTTAATTGATAACTTCTTGATGAGAACCTTAATGAGAACCTTCATCCAGAACCTCAGTTCCTTCACGTTAACCCTGAATCCTCCACCTCAGTCGTCTCCATCTGCTGCACTGAGGAACTCTTTTCAGCCAATGAGCTCCTCAGGACTCTTGGAACCTTATTGTGAGAAAAGTAACAGAACCTGCTTCATGTTGGTGTGACTCtactgccacctactggcctCTACATTCATTCTGTGTCCTCTACCGCCCCCTGCTGATACTTTATTGTTCCTTACACGTCTCTTCTTTAGTGTTTTGGCGTCACCTGAGGTCAACCGTGTTCCACTGTCTCTTTTAGAACATAACGTAACACACGTGCTGGTTAGAATCTCTGGTTCTGCACTGATGTTTAAAGATAGTTTTTGGAATCACGTTTAGATCCAGACGGTGAAAACGCAGGAGATGAATCTGATgcgtgagcagcaggaggcgctgacgagcgagctgcagcagagacgcgCTGAACAGGAGAGTATGTTAGCTCAGAGAGACGACCTGGACTCCCAGCTGCAGGTAATACACAcgtgttcacacaaacacaaacaaacacacacaaacacacaatgatggTGATGTAAACGAGGACATAAGATGATAAAACTATTTACTTTTCAACCTCGAAAATGAAATAttctccatcatcttcatccacaCGTGTGTTCAGTGTTAAatgtgagctgctgcagagcgaCTGAAACTAAACGGACAcgtgtttgtttcttctcttcttcaggaGTCGAGTTTtgcaaacaggaagttgttggAGCAGTTAACAGAAGAAGGACAAGAGAAGGACAAACTGCTGAGAGACCTGGACGAGGCCAAGaaggtgcaaacacacacacacacacacacacacacacacacacacacacacacacacacacacacacacaaacacacacacacacacattcagaatgCAAATCCATCAACAGGACATACAACAAGCACAcaaagataaacaaacacattaaacgTTTAAGGTCAAAAACActaatgcttgtgtgtgtgtttgcagacggCAGAGAAGAGGAAGTCCATGTTGGATGACATGGCCATTCAGCTGAGCCAGGAGAAGTCCGACCACAAGGAGGCGCTGTCAGACCTCAAACTGCAGCACGAGAAGGAGGTGGGACACAAAACGAGGCCTGAGGGAGAAGCTGCTGcttagttattttatttatcacttttctgtttctttgtttaagtttgtttccttttcttttgtaatcttattcatgttttaaaaatgtgacatatgttttactttcctctcttcctctcctcttttcctctctttctcttttctccccttTCTCCTCCCTCGCAGGTCCTGGGGGTGAGGGCTCGGTATGAGAAGGAGCTCAGAGGACTCCACGAAGATAAGAATCgctctgaggaggagatcagACAGCAGCTGAGAGATGAGAAGGTAAAGAGGGTTTGAAGAAGAAAGTGTCCCAGGGTGAGGAGGTGAAAGATGAGGTGGGGGAGGAGAGGTGGAAAGGATTGAGGAAATGGGggaaggcaggaggaggagacgtggtGGTTCATTACACGTTTGATTATCATatcaatatttgtgttttcaggctCGTACCAAAGAGCTGGAGGGGCTCCAGCCGAAGGTGGAGGAGTTACAGGCTCAGGTTCAGTCCATGGAGGGAACCAAAGGGTGGTTCGAGAGACGACTCAAGGAGGCTGAGGTCAGTGTGAtgtcagccaatcagctgctaTACCCATTAAGACCTAAGTAGCTCGTTAAAAAACATTCCCTAAAACCTCAGAGGTTTTTTGAAGAACTGAGAGAATGTAAATTTTTCAAATGACTCCAGTAACGTCCTGGAAGATCTCCAGGCAGCCGGAGATAATGGTTCAAGGGTTTAAACCCTGTGCCTCAGAGATCATGGTGTGTGGAGACTGacctcagtgtctctgttcttcAGTGGACGTTCAGAGTGtgtccatgtttgttttgtgtatttattaatgtgatcGTTTTATTTGACTGTCTTtcgcctgtttgtgtgtctttgtgtgtgtgtgtgtgagcaggagaACTTAGAGAAGAACTCGCTCGAACATCAGGAGGAGATCAAACAGCTGCAGAAAGACCACACACTTCAGCTGgaggtacacaaacacacacatacacacacacatacggttTGATGTTGTTGAGTCTCATCTTTgctaaatatatatgtgtgttttgtagAAGATAGAGTATGTTAGTAAGTGTGTGTTAatagatgctgtgtgtgtgtgtgtgtgtgtgtgtgattaatgTGGTCCAGCTCTAATTGAACGTGTGTTTCTAATGAACGTGGAGTTTTCTCTATTGTAACACGGAGGTTAAGTGGTGGTAAGAGGGgatcagagaggggggggctcgTGTTGGAGTTCACTTCACCTCAGCTCCTTGTTCCCAGTGACGCTCCTTGTTCCCAGTGACGCTCCTTGTTCCCAGTGACGCTCCTTGTTCCCAGTGACGCTCCTTGTTCCCAGTGACGCTCGTCACGATGTCTTCATGTCTCCGAGGTTCTGGACTCGTCGTCCTCAAGATGAATCTGTGACGATGATGAAGAACAGAAACATCTCACGATAAATACACATGAACTGAAAACCAAAAAGTAACTGGAATTACTTTCAAGGAACTAAAAGGTTCCTTCAGTTTGTTGAGATAAGACaatcaacaacacacacatcaagctGTTACTGGTTTCTGTGGTGGAAACACAGTTAAAGTTCCACGAGCCTGACTTCCTACTATGATAAAACAAACCCTTATCACGGTCACCATTAGAGTCTGTGCAACCGCCGTGCATCTTGGGAAATGTCAGCGTGGATGTAACGAGTcctttcagccaatcagataaGCAGCTTGACTCGTTCTCTTGTGCTCCTCTGGAATCCTGCAGGGAGCGACTGTTTCCTCCGAGACCGACTTCACtgattgctctgtgtgtgtctgcgtgcgtgtgggcgtgcgtgtgtgtgcgtgagtgtgtgcctttgcgtgcgtgtgtgtctcttaTCTGTGTGATAACAGCCTCGCACTAAGGGCAGACAGAGGAAACTTAATAGGAAAAGTTAATTAATGATGGAAGAAGTCTAATTAGCGGGCAGGTCGGCCACTGGGTGCGTACTCTGTGAGTTGTGGGTTCGAGTTTCACTGGTTTCCTGGGTGTTGAGGAGTTGGGATGTAGAGCAGGTCGTCCACTGGTTAGGAGGTCGAGGATCTGATGACCTCATCAGTACTTTACTTCCTGTTATCAGCTTCTTttataatcattattttatCTGAAAATCGTAATAAGTAACAATGggcccccccacccacctccaCACTTTGGTAGATATGCTGATGAGGCAGATATTAAATGTCattctattattttattattataaaatctctTTGCTCTTAAACCTCGGATTTAACTTGGTGAGTTTGCAGATACGTGACTTTGATGCTCGATCACTgaacaggaagaagagaagaagtgaATTAATCCACTGCTCACCTGAACACACCTGCTGCctctttactgtgtgtgtgtgtctgtgtgtgtttgtgtgtgtttgtgtgtaggggggggggttgtttccCACAGTTCTACAGTGTTTTCCCTCCTTCAGGTCTGAGGCTGCAGCCTGTGTGCGTCCTAATGTAGATTTTGAGTCGTATTAATTAGCAGCTGAGgattagaggagaattaaacgcAGGTCTTTTTGTAAATTAATCCCTCGGTCGGGTGGATTAAGGATGACGGGTATCACTGGAGCTGGAGCTTGTTTAAAATACTTAGTTTACCTTCGTCCaccaggagagaagagagagcgatGGAAGAAAAGTTACTGATTGGGGGGGTCGTTAAGTTCCTACAGATTGTTGAACTCATGGTTTCACCGTgttccttctgtgtgtgtgtgtgtgtgtgtgtgtgtgtcctgcaggggaagcagtcagagatggagggactgaaccagcagctggtggaggtggagaaacaGAGGGAAGAACACGGCGACACCATCGGAAAACTCAAACAGGTGAAAGctcatgtgttttcttctcGTCTTCAAACTGATGCACACTCTGGGTTATTTAGGCTCCGCCCACACTGAAACCTCCGGTCACAACTTCACGTCAAGCAGAAAcatctgtccacatctgtcctGCCTCCTTTTCCCTGTGGAGTGAAATATGCATTTGTCACTGACGTCCACACTGAGAATGGCGAGCTACTGGTTTCTTATAGCTAGCAGCCAGTTGCAGCTGTGGTTGCTGGTGTGTGACAGAAGTCGTAAAGTGTTTTGTAATGTTCCAGCAGAGTAGTTTCgggcctccagggggcgctgtggatAGTGACAGACATCTCATTCGCCCTATTATAAGTTTGTGAAGCATCGAAATGATTTTGAAGCTTTTATCTTAAGGTATAAAAACGACGTCATGTTGCTGTAACCTCTTCTTTCTGACTCTGCAGGAGATTAAGGACACTGTGGACGGTCAGAGGATCTTAGAGAAGAAGGGAAGTGCAGCGGTGAGTTGATATTAAACGTTCATCAGACTGATGAAGATAAAGAGACAACAGACGGACTGAGTCTGGACTGACCGACACAGGAACAGACAAACGGGAGGATTTGAATagagatgagaggaagagaatATAATGTGCAGAGTCATTTAAGAGCAGACGTGcatgaaaaattataattagaAAGTAAAtccctgactgtgtgtgtctgtgtgtgtccgcgtgtgtgtgtgtagctgaaggATTTGAAGCGGCAGCTGCATCTGGAGAGGAAGCGAGCGGACAAACTGCAGGAACGACTTCAGGAGATACTGACCAACAGCAAGACGaggacaggtacacacacaggctcacaccTGGTGTTAACACAACATGTGTTTCTCTGCccctgaaactgaaacacaaactgaatatGACTCCAAATCACAAGATCAATTCCCAAAACATTCAGTTCAGTTAAAGTTTGAGGGTTAATTTAGATTTTCAAAGATATTAATGAACTTTAGAAGAAACTGGGAACATTTCATCTGAAGGACAAAGTCATGAACCTCATCtcttaaaaacatcaaaattaaACGGTTGCTTGTAACTGTTTGTGTTCTTGTCCTCCTCCAGTCTCAGATTTAGATTTTCTCTCCGTCActggtgaaaatgtttttaactcGGACTTTAAAACACGAgatgacaaacacaaagttctcatcacagacacaacagaGTTTTTCAGCAGCTTATTGATCTGTTCACTGTCGATGAAGCAGAACCTGAAGTGACTCTGAAAAGAGAGAGTGTTTAAATCTTCTGACTGGAGGGTGTTCCCCTTTAACTGCtccactgtgtgtttctgtgtgtttgtgtttgtgtgagtgtgtgtgtgtgtgtgtgtgtgtcctaagtGGTTGAGATGTGATTGTTATGTGAGCGATAGGTCCGATAATCAGCGGCGTGCTAACCCTGCGTCAGGAGGTTCTGGCTCAGCCCGGAACCTTCTGCTCAATATTTAATGCATCGCTCTGATTCCCAGAGCTGAGGTGGACACACTGGCGTctgctggcaacacacacagacacacacacacagacacacacacacacacacctgcagacactcactctctctttgcctgctttgaatttctttttctttttttgggacTTCACTTCTTCAGTCAGTCGTTCAGACAATGTCTTTACTCAttgtcatatacacacacacagacccacacacaaacacacacaaacacagacccacACTGGGAGCAGGGCAGTCCTCAGCATCATGTATAATCTATGAGTAGTGATGAATGTTTAAAAGGCTCTTCTGCACAAACCTGAGAATCAGA comes from Pleuronectes platessa chromosome 6, fPlePla1.1, whole genome shotgun sequence and encodes:
- the gripap1 gene encoding GRIP1-associated protein 1 isoform X2; amino-acid sequence: MAMSQALSEEEFHRMQAQLLELRTQNYQLSDDLRKNTTELNTVRQKNVVLERDFVKAQKALNKSKKAQEVEALLSENEMLQGKLHSQEEDFRLQNSTLMTELSKLCTQIEQLEQENQELKEGGGGSANTAPPNPASCPVDGELLRLQAENSTLQKKMKALQERYDKELPQRQGNQSVTSETESAGANGVSDVTARGEEPGAEGTNERLEQSEAQLQQTEKQIHGLSEKSVEKIVAKQAAIGWSAALCPITHCFGPELEMALNTEQEEKRLLKEQIHHLEASKQTEITKLQEEIAKLSDKLKKKQESFQRLQGEKEALYNDSRTKIDEINQKKEEDLKTLNVRIQKLQSDVMAANQISTELREQLQSKEREHEVAVHTLRDQVANQSAVSQEQVDNILQENDALRTNLAALEQIQTVKTQEMNLMREQQEALTSELQQRRAEQESMLAQRDDLDSQLQESSFANRKLLEQLTEEGQEKDKLLRDLDEAKKTAEKRKSMLDDMAIQLSQEKSDHKEALSDLKLQHEKEVLGVRARYEKELRGLHEDKNRSEEEIRQQLRDEKARTKELEGLQPKVEELQAQVQSMEGTKGWFERRLKEAEENLEKNSLEHQEEIKQLQKDHTLQLEGKQSEMEGLNQQLVEVEKQREEHGDTIGKLKQEIKDTVDGQRILEKKGSAALKDLKRQLHLERKRADKLQERLQEILTNSKTRTGLEELVLSEINSPSRTQQTGDSSSVSSFSYRDMMKEAQPTSQNKSGGGSPQSQRPAELSDDEVGELFQRLAEVQQVKWMLEEKVKHLEVSCSSMAEDICRKSAIIETYVMDSRIGSAVGGHGGHGGHGGHGGHGGHGGHGGSQGERGGLGSVLRDLVKPGDENLREMNKKLQNMLEEQLTKNMHLQKDLEVLSQELVRLSKETSPGGGAAGSG
- the gripap1 gene encoding GRIP1-associated protein 1 isoform X3, translating into MAMSQALSEEEFHRMQAQLLELRTQNYQLSDDLRKNTTELNTVRQKNVVLERDFVKAQKALNKSKKAQEVEALLSENEMLQGKLHSQEEDFRLQNSTLMTELSKLCTQIEQLEQENQELKEGGGGSANTAPPNPASCPVDGELLRLQAENSTLQKKMKALQERYDKELPQRQGNQSVTSETESAGANGVSDVTARGEEPGAEGTNERLEQSEAQLQQTEKQIHGLSEKSVEKIVAKQAAIGWSAALCPITHCFGPELEMALNTEQEEKRLLKEQIHHLEASKQTEITKLQEEIAKLSDKLKKKQESFQRLQGEKEALYNDSRTKIDEINQKKEEDLKTLNVRIQKLQSDVMAANQISTELREQLQSKEREHEVAVHTLRDQIQTVKTQEMNLMREQQEALTSELQQRRAEQESMLAQRDDLDSQLQESSFANRKLLEQLTEEGQEKDKLLRDLDEAKKTAEKRKSMLDDMAIQLSQEKSDHKEALSDLKLQHEKEVLGVRARYEKELRGLHEDKNRSEEEIRQQLRDEKARTKELEGLQPKVEELQAQVQSMEGTKGWFERRLKEAEENLEKNSLEHQEEIKQLQKDHTLQLEGKQSEMEGLNQQLVEVEKQREEHGDTIGKLKQEIKDTVDGQRILEKKGSAALKDLKRQLHLERKRADKLQERLQEILTNSKTRTGLEELVLSEINSPSRTQQTGDSSSVSSFSYRDMMKEAQPTSQNKPVSLSQSGGGSPQSQRPAELSDDEVGELFQRLAEVQQVKWMLEEKVKHLEVSCSSMAEDICRKSAIIETYVMDSRIGSAVGGHGGHGGHGGHGGHGGHGGHGGSQGERGGLGSVLRDLVKPGDENLREMNKKLQNMLEEQLTKNMHLQKDLEVLSQELVRLSKETSPGGGAAGSG
- the gripap1 gene encoding GRIP1-associated protein 1 isoform X1, with protein sequence MAMSQALSEEEFHRMQAQLLELRTQNYQLSDDLRKNTTELNTVRQKNVVLERDFVKAQKALNKSKKAQEVEALLSENEMLQGKLHSQEEDFRLQNSTLMTELSKLCTQIEQLEQENQELKEGGGGSANTAPPNPASCPVDGELLRLQAENSTLQKKMKALQERYDKELPQRQGNQSVTSETESAGANGVSDVTARGEEPGAEGTNERLEQSEAQLQQTEKQIHGLSEKSVEKIVAKQAAIGWSAALCPITHCFGPELEMALNTEQEEKRLLKEQIHHLEASKQTEITKLQEEIAKLSDKLKKKQESFQRLQGEKEALYNDSRTKIDEINQKKEEDLKTLNVRIQKLQSDVMAANQISTELREQLQSKEREHEVAVHTLRDQVANQSAVSQEQVDNILQENDALRTNLAALEQIQTVKTQEMNLMREQQEALTSELQQRRAEQESMLAQRDDLDSQLQESSFANRKLLEQLTEEGQEKDKLLRDLDEAKKTAEKRKSMLDDMAIQLSQEKSDHKEALSDLKLQHEKEVLGVRARYEKELRGLHEDKNRSEEEIRQQLRDEKARTKELEGLQPKVEELQAQVQSMEGTKGWFERRLKEAEENLEKNSLEHQEEIKQLQKDHTLQLEGKQSEMEGLNQQLVEVEKQREEHGDTIGKLKQEIKDTVDGQRILEKKGSAALKDLKRQLHLERKRADKLQERLQEILTNSKTRTGLEELVLSEINSPSRTQQTGDSSSVSSFSYRDMMKEAQPTSQNKPVSLSQSGGGSPQSQRPAELSDDEVGELFQRLAEVQQVKWMLEEKVKHLEVSCSSMAEDICRKSAIIETYVMDSRIGSAVGGHGGHGGHGGHGGHGGHGGHGGSQGERGGLGSVLRDLVKPGDENLREMNKKLQNMLEEQLTKNMHLQKDLEVLSQELVRLSKETSPGGGAAGSG
- the gripap1 gene encoding GRIP1-associated protein 1 isoform X4, which codes for MAMSQALSEEEFHRMQAQLLELRTQNYQLSDDLRKNTTELNTVRQKNVVLERDFVKAQKALNKSKKAQEVEALLSENEMLQGKLHSQEEDFRLQNSTLMTELSKLCTQIEQLEQENQELKEGGGGSANTAPPNPASCPVDGELLRLQAENSTLQKKMKALQERYDKELPQRQGNQSVTSETESAGANGVSDVTARGEEPGAEGTNERLEQSEAQLQQTEKQIHELEMALNTEQEEKRLLKEQIHHLEASKQTEITKLQEEIAKLSDKLKKKQESFQRLQGEKEALYNDSRTKIDEINQKKEEDLKTLNVRIQKLQSDVMAANQISTELREQLQSKEREHEVAVHTLRDQVANQSAVSQEQVDNILQENDALRTNLAALEQIQTVKTQEMNLMREQQEALTSELQQRRAEQESMLAQRDDLDSQLQESSFANRKLLEQLTEEGQEKDKLLRDLDEAKKTAEKRKSMLDDMAIQLSQEKSDHKEALSDLKLQHEKEVLGVRARYEKELRGLHEDKNRSEEEIRQQLRDEKARTKELEGLQPKVEELQAQVQSMEGTKGWFERRLKEAEENLEKNSLEHQEEIKQLQKDHTLQLEGKQSEMEGLNQQLVEVEKQREEHGDTIGKLKQEIKDTVDGQRILEKKGSAALKDLKRQLHLERKRADKLQERLQEILTNSKTRTGLEELVLSEINSPSRTQQTGDSSSVSSFSYRDMMKEAQPTSQNKPVSLSQSGGGSPQSQRPAELSDDEVGELFQRLAEVQQVKWMLEEKVKHLEVSCSSMAEDICRKSAIIETYVMDSRIGSAVGGHGGHGGHGGHGGHGGHGGHGGSQGERGGLGSVLRDLVKPGDENLREMNKKLQNMLEEQLTKNMHLQKDLEVLSQELVRLSKETSPGGGAAGSG
- the gripap1 gene encoding GRIP1-associated protein 1 isoform X5 codes for the protein MAMSQALSEEEFHRMQAQLLELRTQNYQLSDDLRKNTTELNTVRQKNVVLERDFVKAQKALNKSKKAQEVEALLSENEMLQGKLHSQEEDFRLQNSTLMTELSKLCTQIEQLEQENQELKEGGGGSANTAPPNPASCPVDGELLRLQAENSTLQKKMKALQERYDKELPQRQGNQSVTSETESAGANGVSDVTARGEEPGAEGTNERLEQSEAQLQQTEKQIHELEMALNTEQEEKRLLKEQIHHLEASKQTEITKLQEEIAKLSDKLKKKQESFQRLQGEKEALYNDSRTKIDEINQKKEEDLKTLNVRIQKLQSDVMAANQISTELREQLQSKEREHEVAVHTLRDQVANQSAVSQEQVDNILQENDALRTNLAALEQIQTVKTQEMNLMREQQEALTSELQQRRAEQESMLAQRDDLDSQLQESSFANRKLLEQLTEEGQEKDKLLRDLDEAKKTAEKRKSMLDDMAIQLSQEKSDHKEALSDLKLQHEKEVLGVRARYEKELRGLHEDKNRSEEEIRQQLRDEKARTKELEGLQPKVEELQAQVQSMEGTKGWFERRLKEAEENLEKNSLEHQEEIKQLQKDHTLQLEGKQSEMEGLNQQLVEVEKQREEHGDTIGKLKQEIKDTVDGQRILEKKGSAALKDLKRQLHLERKRADKLQERLQEILTNSKTRTGLEELVLSEINSPSRTQQTGDSSSVSSFSYRDMMKEAQPTSQNKSGGGSPQSQRPAELSDDEVGELFQRLAEVQQVKWMLEEKVKHLEVSCSSMAEDICRKSAIIETYVMDSRIGSAVGGHGGHGGHGGHGGHGGHGGHGGSQGERGGLGSVLRDLVKPGDENLREMNKKLQNMLEEQLTKNMHLQKDLEVLSQELVRLSKETSPGGGAAGSG